The proteins below are encoded in one region of Apium graveolens cultivar Ventura chromosome 4, ASM990537v1, whole genome shotgun sequence:
- the LOC141717836 gene encoding uncharacterized protein LOC141717836, whose protein sequence is MAITHTLLVITCLFITLNPIYPSLADSILGCGGFVEASSALIKSRKPTDAKLDYSHITVELRTVDGLVKDRTQCAPNGYYFIPVYDKGSFLIKIKGPEGWSWDPIQVPVVVDHNGCNANEDINFQFTGFTVSGRVVGAVGGESCSSKSGGPSSVTVQLLHQSSDVITSSVLTSTDGSYSFSNIVPGKYNIRAAHHDLPIEVKGSTEVELGFRNALIDDIFFVPGYDIHGLVVAQGNPLLGVHIYLYSDDVLEVNCPQGFSDSPGESKALCHAISDADGVFKFKSIPCGVYKLIPFYKGENTVFDVSPPFLFVSVHHEHATIPQKFQVTGFSVGGRVVDGNNMGVDGVKIIVDGQEKSITDKEGYYKLDQVTSKRYTIEAKKEHYKFDKLHDFMVLPNMASVVDIKAISYDVCGLVQTVSPGYKAKVALTHGPENVKPQVRQTDDSGNFCFEVLPGDYRLSSFAAKPERAPELLLLPPYVDVNVNRPLLNVRFHQAQVNVIGSVMCKENCGSYVYVTLVRLGGSSNKERKTISLTDQSSEFLFPNILPGKYRLEIKHQAPGLSEDNWCWDKKSFDVDVGTEDVNGISFVQKGYWVNVVSTHPVDAYLSQPDGSHMNLKIEKGSQKNCVETPGVHELHFVNSCIFFGSSPVKIDTSDPSPVSLKGEKYLLKGEISIESSSVDDLDTRADTILIDILNSEGTFVVGTSAKLVGARNGQPGVSIFGYSLWANPGEKLTFVPRDARDGGEKKILFYPRQHQIAVSQDGCQAAIPIFLGRLGLYIEGSVSPPLPDVHIRIIAGADSQNSLMKPAEVVLETTTGEDGVFIGGPLYDDITYNVEASKPGYHVKAIGPNSFSCQKLSQISVHIYSEEDSKELFPSVLLSLSGEDGYRNNSVAGAGGTFLFDNLFPGSFYLRPLLKEYAFWPPAQAIELGSGESQEVVFQATRVAYSAMGSVTLLSGQPKEGVLVEARSDSKGYYEETLTDSSGSYRLRGLLPDTVYLIKVGKKGDLDNQIERASPESVVAEIGIGDIKDLDFLVFEQPHMTILSGHVEGKRIKELREHLRVEIRSANDPSKVESTLPLPLSNFFQVKDLPKGKYLVQLRSVLPPNIHRFETEVIEVDLEKHTQIHVGPLNYTLEEEHHKQELTPAPVYPLIVGVSLIGLLLGMPRLKDLYQGTIGVSLSGSMASAKKEMKKTSIRKKTY, encoded by the exons GACAAG GGATCCTTTCTGATTAAAATAAAGGGACCTGAAGGATGGTCATGGGATCCAATTCAA GTTCCGGTGGTTGTTGACCACAATGGTTGCAATGCCAATGAAGATATAAATTTTCAATTTACAGG GTTCACTGTATCAGGTAGAGTTGTTGGAGCTGTTGGTGGGGAGAGCTGTTCCAGCAAAAGTGGTGGTCCATCAAGTGTAACAGTTCAGCTTTTGCATCAATCTTCGGATGTTATCACATCATCTGTTTTGACATCCACTGACGGAAGTTACTCTTTCTCAAACATTGTTCCAG GGAAGTACAATATACGTGCTGCACATCATGATTTGCCCATTGAAGTCAAAGGTTCCACAGAG GTGGAATTGGGCTTCAGAAACGCTCTAATTGATGACATTTTTTTTGTCCCTGGCTATGATATTCATGGACTGGTTGTTGCTCAG GGAAATCCTTTATTGGGTgttcatatatatttatattcagATGATGTCTTGGAGGTGAATTGCCCCCAGGGTTTTAGTGATTCTCCTGGCGAGAGCAAAGCTCTTTGTCATGCTATATCTGATGCTGATGGAGTGTTTAAATTCAAATCTATTCCCTGCG GGGTATACAAGCTGATTCCATTCTACAAGGGAGAGAACACTGTGTTTGATGTTTCACCTCCATTCTTGTTTGTATCAGTTCATCATGAGCATGCAACCATCCCCCAGAAATTTCAG GTTACTGGATTTTCTGTCGGTGGTCGTGTAGTTGATGGAAATAACATGGGAGTGGATGGTGTAAAAATTATAGTAGATGGCCAAGAAAAGTCAATTACTGATAAAGAAGGATATTACAAGCTTGACCAG GTGACATCTAAACGTTATACGATAGAAGCAAAGAAAGAGCATTACAAGTTTGACAAGCTGCATGATTTCATG GTTCTGCCAAACATGGCTTCGGTGGTTGATATCAAAGCAATCTCTTATGATGTCTGTGGCCTAGTACAGACAGTCTCTCCTGGTTATAAAGCGAAG GTTGCTTTAACTCATGGACCGGAGAATGTTAAGCCTCAAGTAAGACAGACTGATGATAGCGGTAATTTTTGCTTTGAG GTTCTACCAGGTGACTATCGCTTGTCATCTTTTGCAGCCAAGCCTGAGCGTGCACCAGAGCTCTTGCTCTTGCCTCCTTATGTCGATGTCAATGTCAACAGACCATTACTAAATGTCAGATTCCATCAG GCACAAGTAAATGTCATTGGTTCAGTCATGTGCAAGGAAAATTGTGGCTCTTATGTTTATGTTACCCTCGTAAGATTGGGTGGTAGCAGTAATAAAGAGAGGAAGACAATTAGTTTGACTGATCAGAGTAGTGAATTTCTGTTTCCTAACATTCTACCAGGGAAATACAGGCTTGAG ATCAAACACCAGGCTCCAGGATTGTCAGAAGATAACTGGTGCTGGGATAAAAAATCTTTTGATGTGGATGTAGGGACGGAGGATGTTAATGGGATTTCATTTGTTCAAAAGGGTTACTGGGTCAATGTTGTCTCCACACATCCGGTAGATGCGTACTTAAGTCAACCAGATGGTTCCCACATGAACTTGAAAATTGAG AAAGGCTCACAAAAAAATTGTGTGGAAACTCCAGGAGTACATGAACTTCACTTCGTTAATTCGTGTATTTTCTTTGGTAGCTCGCCCGTGAAAATTGATACTTCTGATCCTTCG CCAGTGAGTCTAAAAGGAGAGAAATATCTTCTGAAAGGTGAAATATCAATTGAATCAAGCTCCGTTGATGATTTAGACACGAGAGCTGACACTATATTAATAGACATCCTAAACAGTGAGGGTACATTTGTTGTGGGTACTAGTGCCAAATTAGTAGGTGCTAGGAATGGTCAACCAGGTGTGTCTATCTTCGGATATTCGTTATGGGCTAACCCTGGCGAGAAACTTACATTTGTTCCTCGGGACGCAAG AGATGGTGGTGAAAAGAAAATCTTATTTTATCCTAGACAACATCAA ATCGCAGTATCACAAGATGGTTGCCAAGCAGCCATTCCAATATTTTTGGGTCGTTTGGGATTGTACATTGAAGGATCAGTCTCTCCTCCCCTTCCTGATGTACACATCAGAATCATTGCTGGTGCAGATAGCCAGAATTCTCTAATGAAGCCAGCTGAAGTAGTACTTGAAACTACCACAGGAGAAGATGGTGTTTTCATTGGTGGACCCCTATATGATGATATAACTTACAACGTTGAAGCTTCAAAG CCTGGCTATCATGTAAAGGCAATTGGACCTAATTCATTTTCCTGTCAGAAGCTCAGTCAAATATCAGTACATATATATTCAGAAGAAGATTCCAAAGAACTTTTTCCTTCCGTTCTGTTATCATTGAGTGGTGAAGATGGTTATAGAAACAATTCAGTGGCTGGTGCTGGTGGGACTTTCCTATTTGATAATTTATTTCCGGGGAGCTTTTATCTCAGACCTTTGCTTAAG GAATATGCTTTCTGGCCTCCTGCACAGGCTATTGAACTTGGTTCTGGCGAGTCTCAGGAAGTAGTATTCCAGGCTACTCGTGTTGCTTACAG TGCCATGGGTTCTGTTACTCTGTTGTCTGGGCAGCCGAAAGAAGGTGTTTTAGTTGAAGCCCGATCAGACTCAAAGGGTTATTATGAGGAGACTTTAACAGATTCGTCAGGAAGTTATCGCCTGAGAGGTCTCCTACCTGATACGGTCTACTTAATTAAAGTTGGGAAAAAGGGTGACCTTGATAATCAGATTGAACGTGCATCTCCTGAATCTGTTGTTGCTGAG ATTGGAATAGGGGATATCAAGGATTTGGATTTTTTGGTGTTTGAACAACCGCACATGACAATTTTAAGTGGTCATGTGGAAGGAAAAAGAATTAAAGAGCTACGGGAACATCTCAGGGTGGAAATTAGATCAGCTAATGACCCATCTAAGGTTGAATCCACCTTGCCATTGCCTTTATCCAACTTCTTCCAGGTGAAGGACTTACCAAAAGGTAAGTATCTTGTACAACTTCGATCGGTACTTCCACCAAACATCCACAGATTTGAAACAGAAGTTATTGAGGTCGACTTAGAGAAACATACCCAGATTCACGTGGGCCCACTAAATTATACTCTTGAAGAGGAGCACCACAAGCAG GAATTGACTCCAGCTCCAGTATATCCACTGATTGTAGGAGTCTCATTGATTGGTCTTCTTCTCGGCATGCCAAG ATTAAAGGATCTATATCAAGGCACAATAGGCGTTTCATTATCAGGGTCCATGGCAAGTGCCAAGAAAGAAATGAAGAAGACAAGTATTAGAAAGAAGACATATTGA